The sequence below is a genomic window from Alosa alosa isolate M-15738 ecotype Scorff River chromosome 5, AALO_Geno_1.1, whole genome shotgun sequence.
gtcagaaaagtcgagacaggaccaatcgtcaaaatttcgtgtccaccactctagttcatccaaaacaaaccagaaaagggccttaaagtgctaaaaaccggaattttcctttaagcaCATGCCAGATGTGTTTTGTGGAGATGTCTTTTTTTTGAGAGTCTTTAAAAGCTCTATTTTTGACCCTAGATGTTAACATGTGTGTGATCTTCCCCAAATGTGTgcccatttgtttgtttttttctttgaagtGATGTAGTTTCCACTTTCAATAAAAACATGTTccttgttaatgttaatgttccTTGTCTTTTTAGACCTCTCTGAGAATGTTCAACCGCAACGAGTTCTCCGTGAAGAGAAGGTTCAGTGACTTCCTGGGACTTCACAGCAAACTGGCCTCCAAGTACCTTCACATTGGTTACATAGTCCCCCCTGCCCCAGAGAAAAGCATTGTGGGTAAGCACCAGATTACATTCAGGAAGAACAGTCTTACAGCATGTAAGGTGTATGAAAAAGTGTAAAGGTTCAAGttaacatttcatttttctAATCCCAAAGATACCACTCCTAAGTGTACTAATCTGTAGCACTGCAACTAACCTTTTTCAGGTATGACTAAGGTCAAGGTGGGGAAGGATGACTCCTCATCCACTGAGTTTGTGGAGAAGCGAAGATCAGCTCTGGAAAGGTAGCCCCACCTAACCCCTACAACACTCCTGTTCTAACTCAGTTACTTAAGATGACAAATCGGCAAGTACAGTCAGCAAGCGAGTGCATGTAATGATTTTTCTTCCCACTTGCTGAGAaactcctccccctcccctctgcatGTGACACGGCCCCACACACCTAGCTGGATCCAGACATGAAAACACTTCAGCAGGAAAAGAGCACTCTTGTTCTGGTCTTTTGTTGGTGGAAAGGTTAACCAGCCAAATATTAGACAGCTCATAATCGCTGAGCGCCCAGGCATCTTCTGTCTCTGAGCAGCAGGAGAAGgctgaggagaaggagggggaggaagtcaACAAGATGCTAGTGGTTTTCCACCAAGTGGCCTCCCCTATAAATTCACcatttttctcttttcctttgGCACAATTCTGCCCTGGTCTCTATTCcattgttttctttatttttacttCTGTTTTTGTTAGTGTTCCCTCTCATGCTATATTACGGCCTTTTTAGAAAGACCtgaaaaaatgtataaaaatgaaattcaggcaagcaagcaagccTTTCCCTTGACCTTTTCCATTTTGTGAAGTGattggaaggtgtgtgtgtgtgtgtgtgactcataaTATTATAAGTGGCATGCCTGTGCACATGTCATCAGTGGAAGAACTATTTTCTGATGGCTATAGGAAGGCAAATTCCATTTAGTTTGTACTGATATGGTCGTGTGTTGAATCTTGTGCTTTAAGTTAACACAACTCTTCACTCTTGAATGAAAGGTCTTTGAAAATCCAGGAAATATGTAGCACATGAGAAACTTACAACACCATATTGGATCTCCCTTGCCCAATTAAATGACTCAATAGCTACAGTCAGTGGAGTGGAGTTAGTAGAGTGTAGctgcttgtttttttcttgGGTAGGTTGGAATATTTCCAATGTGTCACATTTTTTCTTCAGGAAATGTGTGTACACAGAAATATTGGTTTGTCTGTATGACCTGTCCTATAGGATGTAGGAGTGTGGAGGCGATGGTGTAGGCTCTCTCACTCCTGCtgtaggagtgtgtatgtgggccATGTGGAGGCGATGGTGTAGGCTCTCTCACTCCTGCtgtaggagtgtgtatgtgggacaTGTGGAGGCGATGGTGTAGGCTCTCTCACTCCTGCtgtaggagtgtgtatgtgggccATGTGGAGGCGATGGTGTAGGCTCTCTCACTCCTGCtgtaggagtgtgtatgtgggccATGTGGAGGCGATGgtgtaggagtgtgtatgtgggccATGTGGAGGCGATGGTGTAGGCTCTCTCACTCCTGCtgtaggagtgtgtatgtgggccATGTGGAGGCGATGgtgtaggagtgtgtatgtgggccAAGTGGAGGCGATGCTGCAGGAGTGGTGGAAACGGTGTGTCTCTAGAGCTTAGTGTCTCTTATGTGTGAATAGTGTCGGAGGAGAAAGTTAGCACCCCTCCTTATGAATTTGGGAATGTGCACGCAAAATGATGACCTCTTTTTCCAGGAGTAGGATCAGTGGTCTCTGCTGTTGAAGTTGGGCAGTGTGTGTAGGTATCAGTGTGTTCTTCTGCAGTAagctgggagtgtgtgtaggtaagACATTTTGTCCCTTAGATTGTATAGAGTAGAGCTAGGAAGCAGTGTGTTCTGTGTGGTAGTCACTGAAATCATCTGCTTATTGCTGCCAGAGGAAAAGGGTGTGTTACTGAccgtgtgtgtttctctaaaGGTACCTAATGCGAACGGTGAAACACCCCATCTTACTGAAGGACCCTGATGTGCAGCAGTTCTTGGAGAACACAGAGGTACTGCCAGATAACATAACAGCACAATGCTTATTcagataatttattttatttctatgcTTACGTTTAAAACCATTTAGTGGTCACCTTAAACCAATAGTATTCATAATTATCAGCTAGTTGTACTATGGTAACACCAATAAAATATAAGATTTGGAAGGGAATACCAGTGCCTGCAAAAGCTGTAAATGTTTGAGTTCTTCTGCTCCTCATGTAACtattttgtgattgtgtgtgtgtgtgtgcgtgcagaggCCTACAGCCTTTAGAAGACACTGTCTGCATCCATTGTAAAGCAATTACAGTATTAACACACTTCTAATATAGCGCCCAGccaggggaggagggagaaaggcTTCCGCAGGGCCAATTGAAGGCTATTTCTCCCCAGCACAGTCCCCAGGGCCAGTTTTTGAGCCTCAAATGTATTAAATTAGATCCAGCATTGAAATGTATGGGAGTGGAGAAAACACTAAGGAGTCGagcgagggatggagggaggagtgtTGGATgggtggggggcggggggtggaGGGTCCCAGCGGGATTGGGTCGGATCCCTCGGCCTGTTAACCGGTTTGTTTGCCCTTATTTGTCATTTCATCCCAGCTGCCTCGTGCGGTTAGTACACAGGCCCTGAGCGGAGCCGGAATATTGAGGATGGTAAACAAGGCTGCCGACGCTGTCAACAAAATGACAATCAAGATGAATGAATCGGATGCGGTAAGGGCTGATTTTTAGACTTGAATAATGAGACGAATTAATGAGCCTCTGCCCCAGAATCcctaagaagagagagagagagagaaaaaatgtgaaagacagaaagagggagggagagagggagggagggagggagagagagcagagaaaagcAAAGCAACTCCAAGAAGAGAGACTGAACAAGGGGCCATAAAGCTAACCAGACATGTTGCAGGTCATGCTGAGAAGAATTTGCTGTTCATTATGAAATAAATTTTGTATACACTGTAAACATTGGTCTGCTAGTTTTgtgacattttaaaaaatattaaccTTGTAAGGTCACTAGCGCCAATTACCTGACATCTATCAGTTTTGTAAAAACAGCTTAACCACTTAATTGAAACTGATTTGATCTGGAAAGTAAACAATTTTTTAGTTTATTAATCAGCTTATCCAAAAGGCAAAATGTCTCTTTTAGACTTTTAGAAGACATTATGCATGTCCACAATTAAACTCTGTCAGCATGCAGCACACTGAAGCTAAATCACTggactgaagtgtgtgtttgtgtttgtgtgtgcgtgtgtgtttgcagtggtTTGAGGAGAAGCAGCAGCAGTTTGAGAATCTGGATGCCCAGCTGCGAAAGCTCCATGCCAGTGTGGAGTCGCTTGTGGTGCACAGGAAAGGTACAGTATGACTCAGGAGGAGGGCATGAACTAATGATTGCAGCGCCGCTGTCTCTCGCATCATGCCACTGCTTTATTGTCTGTGTGGAATTGAGAACATGTTACCAAACTCACTCTGTTTCATGGCACACAGAGTAAGAAGTGGAGGCTCTGCTGAGTCTTTATGAGTTGTGTTTTCATGGAACCGTTTACTCATGTTATTCCTTTCACGTTGCTTTTAAGCTTCTAGGAACCTTTGAGATGTATGAGAATTGCATTTTGCCATCTTTGCCAAATTCAATGGAAGCACATTTTTTTACTCTTAGTGTCCGAATGTGTCCGCCTCAGATGCCTAACGTGAACAGTAAGGGTGGAATGGAGGAATGCTCTGTGATCTGAATAActttatagatcagtggtccccaaactttttcttccaagggccagctcactatgcctggctccaagagagggccagagactcggagtagttctatatcagtaaccataaatagcttagtgctgtgaacaacagcagtctaccttagttgaatattctattacatttaatcataggctattgcaatttaatatcattgttagctgtgttgatattgtcatcatgccatatcagtgtaaaattaaataatactaataaaaaaacgtttgcattcccaaaagtattagcagggagtcccaaaagtatattctCTGTCTCCTCAGAGTTGTCCTTCAACACAGCTTCCTTTGCCAAGAGTGCCGCCATGCTGGGGAACTCCGAGGACCACACGGCGCTGTCTCGCGCTCTGTCCCAGCTGGccgaggtggaggagaagatcGACCAGCTGCATCAGGACCAGGCCTACGCCGACTTCTACCTGTTCTCCGAGCTGGTGGGGGACTACGTTCGTCTTCTCACTGCTGTCaaggtatgcacacacaaacacacacatatatacacacagaacacaccatttcatcacccacctcccacacaccccagtacccccccccacacacacacacacacacacacacacacacacacacacacacacacacacacacacacaaagttaagCTGGCTCTTGAGCAAAACAATTTTGTTATAACTTATACTTccttttatgagtacatgacaataaactacttGACCTTGAACATACACTGGACAAGCACAGGATAAACACAGAGAAGTTATGTTTCATTTACTTACTGCCTAAGCTGTAAGCTgtttctctttctatttctttctctctctctctctctctctctctctctctctctctctctctctctctctctctctctctctctctctctctctctctctctctctctctctctctctctctctctctctctgaagggtGTGTTTGACCAGCGCATGAAAACCTGGTCCAAGTGGCAAGATGCTCAGGTCATGCTGCAGAGAAAGCGTGAAGCTGAGGCAAAACTCCAGTATGCCAATAAACCCGATAAGCTGCAGCAGGCCAAGGACGAGATCAAGGAGGTAAAGATCCCAAAGTGGGCACACTCACGCACATATTCACAAATGCTCACACACTCCATGCATACAGTGCACTTTCATTTGCATTTAAAGCATTTAAAAAACCTGTGATGTCCCCTGTAGTGGAGACTGCTAATTCACTGGCACATGCACTAACCAAGAGCACACCGATGGTTGTCAATAGGGAGCTGCAGAAAAGCAGGCATAAGTACTGATGCATAGTTGGGGGAAATCTCTAGCCTTCCCCTGCATGAGCGTCTCCAGGGCAACTATGCTCTGGGTCTGAGGTGCAAGACTGACCTGAATTATTTTGATCACAaagcattttttctttttccgcCTTTTTAATTTCTGCATTTTCCTGATCATGCTTCCCCCAACCCAAAAGGAAATTGTGGAGGTAGGACCCTGGCTTTcactctacttctctctctttctctttctttcttttttcaccagttctttttgtttgcttgtgtcaTAAAATAGACTAGGTTAACACCCTCAAGGTTGACTCTTGACTTCTCCTGTTGggccacatatatatatattacatttagGCTCAGTTTTGACAAAATCAACGTTTGCAAGTTGAAGGTATGCAATGCAGTttcagtttgttttttgtttttttaatatgtTGCTGCAATTTTACATAACTGTAAATATCAATCATGGCTCTCAAGGTAATATTACACGATTTAAtacaaatagtaggctattgcaCAATTGCCGCAAAGCAACTCGTTAATCTCCAATTTGCAAAGCTATGCCAGGGCTGTAAGGATGCATGATTGACAGTGTTGTGTCTGGCTATGTTAGGCAACTTGTTGTTGACATCTCTGATGAAGAAATTTCTTGTGATTCTGTTGACAATTTGCACCACCCATATTCAGTTTCATGAAGGATTGTTTGTTGTCTTACTCGTCAGTTAGCAGAGATGCTCACTCTCTGCTTTCCAGTCCAAACAGAGGTTTACTTAGaaattattctgtgtcctataTTCTTTGGCCACAAAATATTTTTGCCTTTCATTTCTCGCATGTTTGATATTGGGACCTTTTTATTTGTCCTATTTTACAGTTTAGTGTTTGTTAAAGGGATTTCTAAAGTGCCCCATGGTCAGGCAGTTCAGAGTGGTCACTTGCTCCAAATTCAGATTAGCTATTTTCATTGTACATAGACATACAAGATCAAGAGGTCACCTCCATTTGTTTTACTTCTGTATGTAGACACATGTTGGTGTTTTAGTGCTGCATGCATTCTCAGTCCATTTAATATTAGGTACAAATGGGTTTTCCACTGAATATTCATGTTTTTATCATCCCATCCTCACATTTAAAACCTCTCCCGTTAGCATTAGTATTGCATTAGCACCTTGTGTTTGTACAGTGCAGTTTGTATTCATTCTTTACAATGTTTTGCGTCCTAATCCACCTTCGCTTTACAACAAAGTCTTTAGTTGGTAGTAAGAGCAGTCCGCCACAGCATAGGTGCACAAAGCCAGACAGAACAAATGCTCACCTTTCAGACACCCATACCTGTGgactgtcttttctctcttgcAGTGGGAAGGTAAGGTCGAGCAAGGAGAGCGAGATTTTGAGCAGATATCAAAAATCATTCGCAAGGAGGTGGGAAGGTTTGAGGTAAGAGCAATACTTGCCtatttaagtaaaaaaaaacccagGGTTTGTTAGTAGGCTTTATTTATGTCATTGATATGGTAGCATCTATTGCCATTGCCATCATCTACTGCTGCTGAGCAGATGCTCCAACTCATACCTGCACACTGTGCCTCTTGCTTCTACCtgcagaaagacagagtgaaGGACTTCAAAGTGGTAATCATCAAATACCTAGAGTCTCTCGTCCATACACAGCAACAGGTAAGCCAGCGCTTAAATATTCAATGTAGAACTTGAAGCGTACGGAATCATAAAAATGTCATGAATTAAAAGAGTTAATCATCCAGTATATattttaatgaaaaatataaacacTTAATTTTTGCCAACAAAGCTGTATAGTTATGAATTATTTTTGCCATTGACCTTGTACAAATGTTCACTTTCAGACACGATCTGACAAAAGAAAAGTGAAACAGTGAAAAGGGGAAGGGAAGAATAGTTGTTCATATTGTATATTGTAGCCTTTTGGAGACCAAGGAATTTATTGGCCATTTGTAGATTCGACAGTAATACAGATAAAAATGCAAGAAATAAGTTTTCAAAGAAACAATGGCAGCAGTAGTTTCAAATGTACTGAAATGTTTATAATgcatttattgttttgtttttttttgttttacagcTGATAAAATACTGGGAGGCATTCTTACCCGAAGCCAAAGCTATTGCATAACCAGGCAGATCTTTGTTTACTGAATCTTGTAATCTCACTCGAAAGATGATGCACAGACAGATGAAATCTCAATGACCACTTGAAAATTAAACACTAGAAATCTTTTTGATGGCTCACTCCCCACTTTTCTTTGATTTTGTTTCTCTTCTTGTAACTAATGTCTTTAAAGGATGCCCCGTTTTTCTTGATTTGGCCCAGACAGCCAAAAAAGGGCAGGGCAGTACAAAGGGGTGTTTGCACTTCTTGTTTGGTGACATCACTGCTGTTCTGTCATGGCAGGGGCTTAGTGCCACATCACATGGTGTTGTGTGATGTGTTCTATCCTCATGTGGGCTCACTTGAGCCCATTCTGCGTTTGTTTTAAAGCAAGCATGCTCCCTGTCTCAGTCAATGTCGAGCCCTTGAAGAATGTGCTCTGGGCACTTTTCCATGCTTCTGAACCATTGTCAGGACAGCAGGGTTACAGGCAGACTGAACACATAGTGCCTACATAACAGTTTGTAAAGTGCAAAACGTATGTGGACATTCTTCCTTCATGCTAAAACCTGTGTGTTGAACATGAAATTTCCATTTGCAGCTTTTTCCC
It includes:
- the snx2 gene encoding sorting nexin-2 isoform X1 produces the protein MAAEMEPPPLGDAEQTDFREVEDGEDLFVSTVTTLESSPSSPPEPASLPTEDVNVSSNGPKPAEILLDDDPEDLFAEATDEVSLDSPEREPILSDGPSPAITPVTPTVMITPRIEPAMFERSPEEEEEEENGDTFDMHISVSDPEKVGDGMNAYMAYKVTTKTSLRMFNRNEFSVKRRFSDFLGLHSKLASKYLHIGYIVPPAPEKSIVGMTKVKVGKDDSSSTEFVEKRRSALERYLMRTVKHPILLKDPDVQQFLENTELPRAVSTQALSGAGILRMVNKAADAVNKMTIKMNESDAWFEEKQQQFENLDAQLRKLHASVESLVVHRKELSFNTASFAKSAAMLGNSEDHTALSRALSQLAEVEEKIDQLHQDQAYADFYLFSELVGDYVRLLTAVKGVFDQRMKTWSKWQDAQVMLQRKREAEAKLQYANKPDKLQQAKDEIKEEIVEWEGKVEQGERDFEQISKIIRKEVGRFEKDRVKDFKVVIIKYLESLVHTQQQLIKYWEAFLPEAKAIA
- the snx2 gene encoding sorting nexin-2 isoform X2 — translated: MAAEMEPPPLGDAEQTDFREVEDGEDLFVSTVTTLESSPSSPPEPASLPTEDVNVSSNGPKPAEILLDDDPEDLFAEATDEVSLDSPEREPILSDGPSPAITPVTPTVMITPRIEPAMFERSPEEEEEEENGDTFDMHISVSDPEKVGDGMNAYMAYKVTTKTSLRMFNRNEFSVKRRFSDFLGLHSKLASKYLHIGYIVPPAPEKSIVGMTKVKVGKDDSSSTEFVEKRRSALERYLMRTVKHPILLKDPDVQQFLENTELPRAVSTQALSGAGILRMVNKAADAVNKMTIKMNESDAWFEEKQQQFENLDAQLRKLHASVESLVVHRKELSFNTASFAKSAAMLGNSEDHTALSRALSQLAEVEEKIDQLHQDQAYADFYLFSELVGDYVRLLTAVKGVFDQRMKTWSKWQDAQVMLQRKREAEAKLQYANKPDKLQQAKDEIKEWEGKVEQGERDFEQISKIIRKEVGRFEKDRVKDFKVVIIKYLESLVHTQQQLIKYWEAFLPEAKAIA